GATTTAGCTTTGATTATCGCCACAGTAAAAGTGGTTTTATTGCGTAAAGGTGCTCACTAGAATCCGATTACTATATGATAGGAACAGTAACTAATACTGAATTAATCTAGTTATTTGTTTCTGGTAGTATGACCAACATTAATCGATCGCACTCCTTTAGTACACAAATTGTTAACTTTTTTAAACTGATTATCTTACTAATCATACTAACTGGAATCGGCAACGTTATTTTTCGGGAAAAAAAAGCGGAAATAAAAACCGCAGGACAACATTTAATTTCGAGTATATATGGGAGTCCTCCATTAGTGATGGAAGGGGGAGATCCTTACATTAGGGCGTTGATGCGTACTATTAGTTTTAGTGAATCTAATTATTTGAACCCCTACTATGTAATTTATAGTGGCGAATATGTGGACGATTTAAGCGAACATCCGAATATTTGCATGACCATTATTAATGGACCTAATAAGGGT
This is a stretch of genomic DNA from Cyanobacterium aponinum PCC 10605. It encodes these proteins:
- a CDS encoding glycoside hydrolase family 24 protein, with the translated sequence MTNINRSHSFSTQIVNFFKLIILLIILTGIGNVIFREKKAEIKTAGQHLISSIYGSPPLVMEGGDPYIRALMRTISFSESNYLNPYYVIYSGEYVDDLSEHPNICMTIINGPNKGKCSTASGRYQFLNTTWAEKAAKYHPHPSKFLVWEDYSFEPEYQDKVLYNWLKDTTAWEKDIAELLREEKIDDVLRMLSPTWTSLGYGIEDNNMTKFLPKVYKKLLQEELTLSRK